The following proteins are co-located in the Apium graveolens cultivar Ventura chromosome 5, ASM990537v1, whole genome shotgun sequence genome:
- the LOC141660732 gene encoding uncharacterized protein LOC141660732 — MLAYGAAADQCAEICRIEESTILECIKKFCQQVEGLFGEEYLRSPTPTNLRRHLIRGNKGDFQKEFSKKQEAYRKDVERCFGILQSRWAILRHDAQMHKRSTLRSIMMTCIILHNMIVEDKFVEEEFVEPVEEDLMNPLASYVYDGPVDCNGIRIPFALVQKNVTN, encoded by the exons ATGCTAGCTTACGGTGCAGCAGCTGATCAGTGTGCTGAAATATGTCGAATAGAAGAATCAACCATACTTGAGTGTATTAAAAAATTTTGTCAACAAGTGGAAGGGCTCTTTGGTGAAGAGTACCTCCGTTCTCCAACGCCAACAAATTTACGAAGGCATCTAATAAGGGGGAACAAAGGGGATTTCCAG AAAGAGTTTTCTAAGAAACAGGAGGCATATCGCAAAGATGTGGAGAGGTGTTTTGGTATCTTGCAATCTCGATGGGCTATTCTTCGTCATGATGCTCAAATGCATAAGCGTTCCACACTTAGAAGCATCATGATGACTTGCATCATATTACATAACATGATAGTCGAGGATAAATTCGTGGAAGAAGAGTTTGTAGAGCCGGTAGAAGAAGATTTAATGAATCCATTAGCATCATATGTTTATGATGGGCCAGTCGATTGCAATGGAATTCGAATTCCCTTTGCACTAGTACAAAAAAATGTAACAAATTAA